The Theobroma cacao cultivar B97-61/B2 chromosome 1, Criollo_cocoa_genome_V2, whole genome shotgun sequence genome contains the following window.
GCACAAAGAAGCTTTTTCCAACGAAGGATGAATTCTGACTTTACctacaaaagagaaaaggatcAAAAAAAGTGCTCCAAACACCACAGCTCTTCGGCTTGCCATCTTTGTTATGTTGATCGTATGTGTATTTTCTGTCAAAGTTGTTGAGCCAGTACCAGAACCCCAAAGTCCAGCCAGCATGCTACAGAAACCTTCCAATGCAATGCCTCTGCTGACTACTGCTGGAGTTGGAGGCTTTGAGCTGACCAGCAAAGATGCAGAGTGATACGTTCCAACCTGCTTAGACATTGTATCATGAGCAGCGGTGTCAGGGCTATTACAtaaacttttttcttaatcAGTGGCATCCAAACAAGTTTGACATCAAATCAGATTGGCTGTGCAATTTTCTTGatctcatttctttttctacacCTAGCTATTAGCATTTCATAAACAGAATTATACAAGAAAGATGTGGAGGGTAAAGTTTTCCAAAATAAATTACTTCCATTATGCAGTTCATTTGATACTGATATTTTGGTGCATCTGTATCATAAACTACTAACCGAATCCACTGATGCAACTAGTGACACAATGATCATGATCAGAGACGTCCTAAAATGGAAGATAGGGACACCCCACTGTAAAGGGTAGGGAATTCTGACCCATGCGGCATTTCTCCATGCATTTGAAACATCAGTTCTGCAATGCTTCATGGTATATGCATGTTTTTTACATTCATCAACTAAAATGTTTGAACTGGGAATGTCAGGGCTGCAGCCTTTGTAATCATAAGCTCCTCCAGTTGTCAGAAAGAATGCATATATCCATGTAATCATAACACTGAGGGGAACCTGTGgtgataaaaaaatgaaatcatgatCAATTATCAATACCCTTACCAAAAACAAAGAACCTCCTGATTACCCTCAGACTGAAAGTCAGAATTCAAGGGAAACGAGGTAAAATTTTGGAatacttattattttaattctacTTCTACTGTGATAGGGGTAAGAGGGGTCTTTCTTCAGGAAGCATTGCTTATCAGCTTTTCACCGGTGAAACATTCAGCTTCAGGTCATAGCTtatggaagaaaaataaatgaatcaTAGAATAAGGTCTAGtgcaagaagaagaaagatcatTCACATGGTACTTTCAATTGTTTTTCTCCAAGGACAATGGGACCTTAATCATTCTTATGAGGAACATTTGAACTCAAGCATCTAGGACAAATACTATTCATATCCTGTTTCCTCCAAAGATGGTTCTGTTAGATATAATGTAATATCAGGTGCACTATTTAAGAGGTGGTATGAGAAGAAAACTTCAAGAATAGTTAAAGCTGATGTCATGATGGAATGGTGCTGATATACCATAGATAGATGCAATATATTCATAAAGTGCAATGCCTgatagtaaaataaaaatcagttttTTAAGGAAATGAATTTAGATAGACTTGTGAGGcatttaaagaagaaagaaaaaacaaacgATTCCTTTGACCACACAGAATAACTAGAACAAAACACCATCACTGATAACAAGAGGTAATacaactttcaaaaaaaaaaaaaaacaagaggtAATACACAAATTGATATTTAAGGATATAAAAACACAAGCAGTGATAACAGAAGCAACAATTAATCTTGGTGTCGCCCAAAGTTAAGGAATTCATCTTTAAGGAAGTAAAATTGTTAAGGTGCATAATAAATGGTTAAATATTAACTCATTACCCCCAAAGGAAGAACTGAAGGAGGGGTAGTTTGTGGGTAACACTAGACATTGAgaaaaaattcttttgaaataaagtttagaaagaataaacaagttgaaaggtgagaGTACATACTGCATATATTCGGAAGAACCGATGCCCAAAAATGGATATTCCTCGAAGATACTGGAAAAAAGCACACAAAAGTGAGCAAGTGTTTGAACACATACATCCTTAAAAAGAATACTAAAgatattatcaaatatattgTTATACTCTTAACTACTCAATATTCAACTTGTTTTGCTCAGGAAATCACTCACCAGGGTACATATAAGAACTAACAATATCAAGGGAACACTGACTTCCACACAGCTACCAGCTCGTGGAAAACCATAACTAAAGAATGCTAAACCCACAGCAGCAACAGTTGGTGCAACCACAACTGGGTTAATCAATCTGCAAAATGAGaatacataaaaaagaaacagttAAGTCCATAGATGATTCCAATTTATATCATTTTACTAAATGGTGTGCAGACTTTTGGCATGGTAATTGTAATTATCATTCATTTTTAAGAACCAAGATCTCTCCCTGGCCATATAAGATTGTAGAGAACATCGGAAGAGAAGAGCTTATCAAGCATTAAATTCCTTTTAATTTACCACAGCATTGTACAGTGAGAATGAATGATAACAATTCCAGATAAATGGTATGATAAGCAGGACATAGAAGTAGTATAACTAATACCTGTTTTTGCTGAAGAAATAATATCTAAGAACAAGCAATCTGATAGAATTACCTCAGTAAAAGAGACATCAAACCACTGAATCCCAAGATACTTTGGAATACTGAACCAATAATAATAGCTCCTTGGAGCTCTCTCATTATGTGCCTGAATTTCTACAGTAAAACAAACATGCATTATGGAAACTGGAGTCAGATTGTATTGCAAGAAATACATAGTTTAATGTTTGCAAGCCATGAAataaaaatgcccttaattCTCCTGACAAATAGGGGCAAAAATTGGATGAAAACAAAGAGTCATTACATTCATATATTTGACCGGAATTTAGAGCATCAAAGCCATTTATGATGaggttaaatatatatatatatatatatatatataacagaCAGCAGAAGGGTATtacacttattttcttttacttaacTTACATGTTCTGTGAGATTTCGATAATCCCGAGCATTGATGATAACTAGTGCTGGTGCCAGATATATGAATGAGCTTCCTTGAACTAATGGAAGCCGGGTACCAAAGTAGGAGTGCAGTATTGTAGTAATGCCAGAAACTAGCAGCATTGTAGAAATCACAGTGGCAGTATCTTTCTGCAGCGCATATGCAGAAATatcaattcattcatattcaaattgTGTTAGAtgttgcttttcaaaaaaaaaaaagttgtgcTAGATGTCAAGCAATCAATACttctatggaaaaagaagCTTACATCTGTTCCACCCATAGCTGGTACCATTACCAATGGGATGAATATAAGTGAACCTGCCAATGATAAAAAGTGCTGCAGGCCGTAATATATAAGTGCTCCTGCAGTTAAAGTTAGTCAGATGAGAATCAGGAGTAGGTACTAATTTCTTTCTACTTATCCAAGACATATGAAAGGATTCAGTTGCAACTAAAAGAGTCAAGAACCCTGTAATTGTGGAAGTGATTCATGATTTTGGTTTTGCATTTTGTAGGCTCAGGAAAATCCATGATATTATCTCCTTCCAATTGTTTAAAGCATCAAATATCTCCGTGATATAAATATGAACCATGTTGGAAGGAAacttcatataaatatttgtcaAAATTCAAAGCTCAAAATGCATATTGTAACTCCAACAGTACTTTCAGAAATAATAAGGGTTATCCAAGTCAGTACCTAAAGCCTAAAAAAATAGAACCTGACTATCCTCAGAAAGGAGAAGTTTCCTACAGAAAGCACAAAAATCATCCAACTTTGTTTCTATGAACTTCTCATTTGTGCAGGCCTGCTTGTAACTGCCGTTTCAAACTTTCACTACCCTTTTCTACGCTATTGATCAATACATCAACTCCAGCTTCTGGCTATTGGAAAAACTcaataatataattacataGTAACATCTTCATAGCTCAATAATGTAATGTAAATAACTGCCTCCTTCAACTCTAAACTGACGATCCTCGATGCAACCAGTACTAAGAAAACAGTAATCATCaacaatgaagaaaaaaaataaagaatattatgtatatataaggCGGAAACAAACTAACCAAAGCCAGGATTATCTCTCAACCCAACCTTCATCCCCGGATGATGACCACTCCACCCTCCATGACCCTGCTGTTCACCTCCTGGATACATCCCAACTTCCACATCCCTTTCACCCTTTCCCTCCCCATGCTTCTGTTCACTGATAACTGGTGTAACACCTGGCACTCCATTCCCATTCCCATTTTCCACCACATGCAAATTCCCATTCCCAATGCCCTTCGCATTTCCATTCAACCCAGCTTCCCTTTCGTCAACTTTGTCGCCCAAAGCATTCCCATTCTCATCTGGAACTGCCCTCCTTCCCTGCCCGGAACCAGAACCGGATCGAGACCCCGAGTCCGCTTCAATTTCAATCCCTCTATTGGGTTTAGTCCGGCCCAAAACCGGGTCAATCTCGATTTTTGGAGATGAGCCACCTGCTCTTTGATCACGGCCACCTCTTTCCGCATGAAACCCAGTGGAACTAGCAGTGCCGGTTTCTCCAGATAAGTGAGAGACAAAACCTGTTCTTTTAGCCCAAGATCTTAGCTCTCTTGGGTTATGATCTCTTTTAGGCACAAAGGGTTCGATCTTTGGTAACATTGAACCAAGCTTGTTACCTCTCCCTCTTGAAGGCTCTGCTTTTTCCAGTGAATTGCTTGACCTAGTTTCCATTTCAGCTTTTTCTCAAATGGGTACAAAATCGATTccaggaaagaaagaaagactGATATAAAAACACCTCAAAGAACTACTAAGAGTAATTCAACaaccaaaaagaagaaaaaaaagggggggaAATGTAGAAGCTAAGTAAAGGTAGATTGGTGAAGGCAAAGGTGAGAATTTGAGAAGAAATTATTTggccttttttgttttgttgtgtAAGTAATGGAAGGTGGGAAATGTCAGTGTGAGAGTGAGCTTTGAGAggcatctttctctctcttttatttttctttttcttcttctttcatctTCATTTCATTAGTCATTACCGCTCGCCTGTTGCCATCAGTTGTTATTTTCAGTATTTGTTCAGAAAATGACGAAGTTGCCACTATAACGGCAAAACCAACAGCCACTTGGATACGGTCGTCTCTtgtcgttttttttttttctttctttttttgatagAAAAATTCGGGACAAGTAGATTTCCCTAACCTCAGTCCAAAGAGTATAATGAATAAATTTCTCACTCTACGAGAGATGGATTATCGATCCTTTTGAGTATAAAATCCAACAAAAGTATTAAAATGCAGATAATTCTAATATCCGAAtactcataaaaaaatataagtaatatctaaaaaaattataaattttttaaataattttttattttttagatcaagtttttatattttattttaaaccaaataaatttttataaataaaaattaattaattgttattaattaaaatattatttattattttatattatataatatattaatatattataatatatgataatatattttatgatatatcttaaaacatttttcaccgtctatatcaacatcatataAGACAGatggatataaaatgacaattgattaatgataattatttAACCGTTAATCACATAAACTTATTTAACTTGAAATAAAACTATTAgatattgattaaaaataagaatttatttaaatttttttaatagtttaagaaaatttttatatgaattatatttaaattaaataaatattttaaaatataaattattttgttgaCATTCTGGATGTGAAGTGGAGACTTTCTTAGATTTCAGGTTTTGTAAAAAGTGAGCTTTTTGATTAGCAAATGGGGTATGATGATAATAGGGTGGAAAAACAAGACTATGGGTCccaaattatatttaattagatAAAAGACTCTTCTCCAAGTCaggatcattttgtcatactTGTATGGACATTTTAGCTCAATAAGGtgtttaacttttaattaactaatattaTAACATGATTTTCCAAGGTGGGGCTTGGAACACAATTATTTAGCTTGAGACTTTTTTCAGAGGAAGAGATAAGATTAATGGTGAGAATAGGATGTTTTATTGCATGCTTTAAAGTTTGGGAATAGGTGGAAGATCAAGGGCAGGCGGCTTTCAATAATATTAAGGAGGTGGGTCACCATTAATAGGATTGAAAATCACACAATGGACTGGACTGGAGGTTAGCATGTTGAAACTCATGTGAGCTAAGCCATTGTTTTTGATTCTGACTACTAGCAATAGCACCATGCAAACTCCACAAACCCCAACTAAAAGAACAGAGGTAATGCAGAAAAATCAGTGTCAAATAATTTTacactgattttttttttattaaatgacattaaaaagaaatgggaagtTTTATTCGTTGCATACAtcaaaatgttaaattttccTTCCTTTGAAACCTTTCATGAACAGGAGCAGATTGAAAATGTAGGGATAAACCAAAAGATTGAGCTTCTATTTCAATGGATTGATCAATGCAGACATAGATAAcgttgaaaagaaaacaagattATTTCTTTGGCTTCATGATTACGACACCACTACTGACTTTGTTTGCCTTCAACATGATGGCTGAAAGAATAGATGATGTGCTTGAGATCAAAGGCTTTGAAATAAGTAGCAGCAGTAACATTGTACAATGTATCGTACACTACTTAGGAAAAAGAAACCTTTTTAAAATAGCCAATGGGAAAGCTTTTTAACCAAAGATGATAAAACCGAACAAAGCAAACACGTGCATCCACCTCATTCCTTCTTTCCTCCCAACAAAGTCAGACGCATCCCCAAAACATATCTCTGCGTAAAAGTTTCCCATTGACATCTTGGTTTTCAACTTAACATTTCTCAGATATCTTGGCTGCCATGTTATCACTACTTTATAAGGCAACCGCTAGCAATCTTGGTTCAGTTCTCTATTCAGAGTAGAAAACCACCAAGGCATTGCAAATTACCTGGGGCCACGGCTCTCCAGTCATTTCTGTGATAATACAAAACACATATTGATGCAGAGTGAAATGAGAGATACCAGTATGTCAATTGCAGGTTAACAAAATGTCAATCTGAAACTGAAACCAGAAAATATTGGGTGAATTATTGGTTAGTGATCAAATTTTGCTAGCTCCACTATTATATCAGAAATCATTAGACCTTGACAACATTCACATTGGCTGAAAACTACAGAGAGAATCCTTAAAGCAATGGAAAGATTCAACCAATGAAACATCAACAGTGGCGTATTGCTTACGACTATGGTAGCTCTCACTCATAGACGTTGAATCATGACACTTAACCGGTAAATGCTCAAAGATTGACATCGCAAATAAGCATGCTTGGAGCACTTTCCTTTTCCATTGTGACATTATACAGTCCAATCATTTTCATTGCAATCAACACACACTAGAGGGAGTACTTCCAAGTTCCAAGTCCAACACAAGTCCTCACAGgtaaacatatataatttgCTCATCCTTGCTTAGGATCATTGCCTCTCATAGAATACCTGGATTTCTATTCTCTTCTTAGGATATGATTTGAACTGGCATTCTAGCACCACAATAAGCTAGCCATTTCTAAAAGTTTAATACCATCTGAGGTGGAAGACTCAAAGACTTGAAGAATGCCCTACAAACTAGCAAGTCCTACAAATCTAAGTTCTCAAAATCTATCTTCTATGTTCACTTTTCACAACACTCCCATATTCAATCAAAAGGCTTCTTCCTTGACATATAGCAAATAACAAAAGTTACCATCAAGAAAGGAAGTTAGTAAGCTAGAAACATCTATCcatcatatatcatatatgAGAGAATTAGGTCCACAGGTTATAGGATTGATGCAGATAACTTCTTTCAAATTGTTTCGGGAGATACTTGTTCATATTACATCTATATAAAACATAATCCTAGCATTTACATCCAACAAGCAACCTTCCCATCCTCTCTATCTATTCTTTCTTTGTGCCTCTGAAAAGCATACCATCTCAGGGGAATTGGTTCATTCACATTCGGTCAACTAATACTCAGCTGTTCATGTTTCAGCATCCTAACTTAAATCTTTAAAGACAACCCTTAGAAATAATCTATGGGCATGATTCCATCCACTAATAAGTTGAAACAGGCCAACAAAAACCCTGCCCCCTTGCcactctctctttttctctttttccttctccttttgCTAATAGCATAAGCGTTCAaacttaaatccataatcaaaTACAATGTAAGCAGGACAGATGATCACAGCAATTAAAGCCATTACTAAAATCAGATAATATGATTTAGCCTCTAATGCCTAAAACTTCCACCTCAACATAAGGCTTCTCTAATcaatttcaagttttcaacTAGCCGataaaataagattaaaaaaaaaaacataaaccAATATACAAAACTCACTCACGTAA
Protein-coding sequences here:
- the LOC18611454 gene encoding nucleobase-ascorbate transporter 11, with protein sequence METRSSNSLEKAEPSRGRGNKLGSMLPKIEPFVPKRDHNPRELRSWAKRTGFVSHLSGETGTASSTGFHAERGGRDQRAGGSSPKIEIDPVLGRTKPNRGIEIEADSGSRSGSGSGQGRRAVPDENGNALGDKVDEREAGLNGNAKGIGNGNLHVVENGNGNGVPGVTPVISEQKHGEGKGERDVEVGMYPGGEQQGHGGWSGHHPGMKVGLRDNPGFGALIYYGLQHFLSLAGSLIFIPLVMVPAMGGTDKDTATVISTMLLVSGITTILHSYFGTRLPLVQGSSFIYLAPALVIINARDYRNLTEHKFRHIMRELQGAIIIGSVFQSILGFSGLMSLLLRLINPVVVAPTVAAVGLAFFSYGFPRAGSCVEVSVPLILLVLICTLYLRGISIFGHRFFRIYAVPLSVMITWIYAFFLTTGGAYDYKGCSPDIPSSNILVDECKKHAYTMKHCRTDVSNAWRNAAWVRIPYPLQWGVPIFHFRTSLIMIIVSLVASVDSVGTYHSASLLVSSKPPTPAVVSRGIALEGFCSMLAGLWGSGTGSTTLTENTHTINITKMASRRAVVFGALFLILFSFVAKVGAILASIPLSLAASILCFMWALVVALGLSTLQYTQTTSFRNITIVGVSLFLGLSIPAYFQQYQPESSLILPSYFVPYAAASDGPVRTGNKQLDFTINALMSMSMVVTLLVAFVLDNTVPGSQQERGVYIWSRAEDVSMDPSSQADYSLPGKFASPCSSRCLRA